A stretch of Gemmatimonas aurantiaca T-27 DNA encodes these proteins:
- a CDS encoding ABC-F family ATP-binding cassette domain-containing protein: protein MSRTASPWLVATQLTALRPDGSALLSDVTLAVANERVGLIGPNGSGKSTLLHLFSGTRTPDRGVVERTGRLGVLMQRSTLPPHATVADLLGVADVMAALARCDAGQGSAEDVQCIGDRWDLTDRVTDALATFGLGHIPLDRLVHDVSGGERTRLRLASVLLDAPDLLLLDEPTNDLDATHRDAVHHLVRSWPRGLLVATHDRALLEHVDRIVAIEQGTVRSYGGNWEHYVAARDAQRLAAEREHANALATRDRVRREQQAARERQARRDAAGRRGRADGGVPRIMLGMMQERSESTNARLSGTIARAQADAEARVRDARARLEEHASLALPPARSGLAAGTLVVALRDATITVVDNIPLLEHVHLEVRGPERVALVGANGSGKSTLLRVLAGRHPVDERVIYRGVPMSSVVFLDQHATLLDTHATILDAMRASSVARGERVDEETLRATLARFGFRAEQAERNVHQLSGGERMRAALACVLGVTNESAPRLLLLDEPTNHLDLTSLEAVEQALRRYDGALIVASHDRHFLDAVGITRIESVSRWHPHTMSDYPG, encoded by the coding sequence ATGTCTCGTACTGCTTCTCCGTGGCTCGTTGCCACGCAGCTCACCGCGCTTCGCCCCGACGGTAGCGCACTTCTCTCCGACGTCACGCTCGCCGTCGCCAACGAGCGCGTCGGACTGATCGGCCCGAACGGATCGGGCAAGAGCACTCTGCTGCACCTGTTCAGCGGCACGCGCACGCCCGATCGTGGTGTTGTCGAGCGCACCGGTCGACTCGGCGTACTGATGCAGCGCAGTACGCTGCCGCCCCACGCCACCGTGGCTGATCTGCTCGGTGTTGCCGATGTCATGGCCGCTCTGGCGCGATGTGATGCGGGCCAGGGTTCGGCCGAGGACGTGCAGTGCATTGGTGATCGCTGGGATCTCACCGATCGTGTGACCGACGCACTCGCCACCTTCGGGCTTGGTCATATCCCGCTGGACCGCCTGGTGCACGATGTGAGTGGCGGTGAGCGCACACGGCTTCGCCTCGCATCCGTGTTGCTCGACGCGCCGGACCTCCTGCTGCTCGATGAACCCACCAACGATCTCGATGCCACACATCGGGACGCGGTGCATCATCTGGTTCGCTCCTGGCCACGGGGTTTGCTGGTGGCTACACACGATCGTGCGCTGCTGGAGCATGTCGATCGCATCGTCGCGATCGAACAGGGCACCGTGCGTAGCTATGGTGGCAACTGGGAGCACTACGTGGCGGCGCGTGATGCGCAGCGACTGGCGGCGGAACGCGAGCATGCCAATGCACTGGCCACGCGTGACCGGGTGCGCCGCGAGCAGCAGGCGGCGCGGGAACGTCAGGCTCGGCGCGATGCCGCGGGTCGCCGTGGACGTGCCGACGGTGGTGTGCCACGCATCATGCTCGGCATGATGCAGGAACGCAGTGAAAGCACCAACGCCCGGCTTTCGGGCACCATTGCGCGTGCCCAGGCCGATGCGGAGGCGCGGGTGCGCGACGCCCGTGCACGTCTCGAGGAACATGCCTCGCTGGCTTTGCCACCGGCCCGCAGCGGACTGGCCGCGGGCACTCTGGTGGTGGCGCTGCGCGACGCGACCATTACCGTGGTCGACAACATACCGTTGCTCGAGCATGTACATCTCGAAGTACGAGGCCCTGAGCGGGTGGCACTGGTGGGCGCGAACGGCAGTGGAAAATCCACGCTCCTGCGTGTGCTGGCCGGACGCCATCCCGTAGACGAGCGCGTCATCTATCGTGGCGTGCCCATGTCTTCCGTGGTGTTTCTCGATCAGCACGCCACGTTGCTGGATACTCACGCCACCATTCTCGATGCGATGCGGGCATCCTCTGTGGCGCGTGGAGAGCGTGTCGATGAAGAAACTCTGCGTGCCACATTGGCCCGGTTCGGGTTTCGCGCCGAACAGGCGGAACGCAATGTGCATCAACTGAGCGGGGGAGAACGCATGCGGGCCGCGCTCGCCTGTGTGTTGGGCGTGACCAACGAGTCAGCCCCACGTCTCCTGCTGCTTGATGAGCCCACCAATCATCTCGATCTCACCAGCCTCGAGGCGGTTGAACAGGCATTGCGTCGTTATGACGGGGCGCTGATCGTCGCGTCGCATGATCGCCACTTCCTCGACGCGGTCGGTATCACACGGATCGAGTCGGTATCCCGGTGGCATCCCCACACGATGTCGGACTATCCCGGATAG
- a CDS encoding universal stress protein: MGTSEPRINDFLSTFEPVVAPRGPLLLASDSAPASDAAFPMARALAAHTGAPVQVISALVPNTMPTYAFDAMPMPGVPVNVLMATRQESLRAQMDRLVPDAPWPVTVRGGDPVREIVRQARETEARVVVVGRGKHDLVERILGGESVLRLLQLGDTPVFAVSSDLEVLPKRVVIATDFSVFSIYAAQVALDFIAPDAWVQLVHVAPSLSGTAPMLRDFAEEYRTQARSSFAELIAHLHRPGLTFDSVLLDGTASVRLVEHVSAVGADLVVTATHGYGFLRRMVLGSVGAELVRSASCSVLCVPGSARTLAQARAQAVALHQQTRRLSVERLDTELADFSARNAGRECTVEVHQPDIGVQPIGHHLVFAGASLDGPEGRVMLMFGDTTSGHLTHQVRGRGHVDVIADQEGRDRVLRISYSDGQTQLVFD, encoded by the coding sequence ATGGGCACGAGCGAGCCGCGTATCAACGACTTTCTGTCCACGTTCGAGCCGGTCGTGGCACCGCGTGGACCGTTGCTGTTGGCCAGCGACAGTGCACCGGCGTCGGACGCGGCGTTTCCCATGGCCCGCGCACTCGCCGCACACACCGGCGCACCGGTGCAGGTGATCAGCGCGCTCGTGCCGAACACCATGCCCACGTACGCGTTCGACGCGATGCCCATGCCCGGCGTGCCTGTCAACGTGCTGATGGCGACGCGGCAGGAGTCGTTGCGCGCGCAGATGGATCGCCTCGTGCCCGATGCCCCGTGGCCTGTGACGGTGCGCGGCGGTGATCCCGTGCGCGAGATCGTCAGGCAGGCTCGGGAAACGGAAGCCCGCGTCGTGGTGGTGGGTCGTGGCAAACACGATCTCGTGGAGCGCATCCTCGGTGGTGAGTCGGTGCTGCGGTTGCTCCAGCTTGGTGATACCCCCGTATTCGCCGTGAGCAGTGATCTCGAAGTACTGCCCAAGCGTGTCGTGATCGCCACCGACTTCAGCGTCTTCAGTATCTATGCCGCGCAGGTTGCGCTCGACTTCATTGCACCGGATGCCTGGGTGCAGCTCGTGCATGTTGCGCCGTCGCTGAGTGGCACGGCACCGATGCTGCGCGACTTCGCCGAGGAGTATCGCACTCAGGCCCGCAGCAGTTTTGCGGAACTGATCGCACACCTGCACCGTCCGGGGCTCACGTTCGACTCCGTACTGCTCGACGGCACGGCGTCGGTGCGCCTGGTGGAGCATGTGTCCGCAGTGGGCGCTGATCTCGTGGTCACGGCCACACACGGCTACGGCTTCCTGCGGCGCATGGTGCTGGGCAGTGTTGGCGCGGAGTTGGTGCGCTCGGCTTCGTGTTCGGTGCTTTGTGTACCGGGCAGTGCGCGCACACTGGCACAGGCCCGGGCACAGGCCGTGGCGCTGCACCAGCAGACACGCCGGCTATCAGTGGAGCGTCTCGATACGGAGCTCGCGGATTTTTCGGCCCGCAACGCAGGGCGCGAGTGCACAGTGGAAGTGCACCAGCCTGACATCGGTGTGCAGCCCATCGGGCACCATCTCGTTTTTGCCGGAGCGAGCCTGGATGGACCGGAAGGTCGGGTCATGCTGATGTTCGGAGACACCACGAGTGGTCACCTCACGCATCAGGTGCGCGGGCGGGGCCACGTCGACGTGATCGCGGACCAGGAAGGCCGCGACCGGGTGCTGCGCATCAGCTACAGCGACGGACAGACACAATTGGTGTTCGACTGA